A region from the Wolbachia endosymbiont (group A) of Rhinocyllus conicus genome encodes:
- a CDS encoding threonine aldolase family protein, with the protein MRVKIDFFSDSNTDPSAKMREAMAKAKVGNEAACEDPTVNELVATACKILGKPAGIFLISGTMSNVIAYKVHIQRPGDYLLLDETSHPLIVQSGLIAAQAHATPLPIKGTRGIFTGEQIVEFITRPSLRNIPRVGLVSIEQTTNFGGGAVWPLEYIQEISSLCKENDVFTHLDGARLFNACAHTKISPKEYASYFDSVFIDFSKGLGAPMGAILLGSEDFIEKAWYYKFQIGGGMHQAGIISAACLYALRNNVNSLEEDHKKMQHLIEGLDSIDQVIIDIDLYKTNIAYFSLRTNCISTQELINVLMTNYGIRMANIKGKIRAITHRDISYEDINTTVSAIRKILSNFLH; encoded by the coding sequence ATGAGAGTAAAAATAGATTTCTTTAGCGATTCAAACACTGACCCTTCAGCTAAAATGAGGGAAGCGATGGCTAAAGCAAAAGTTGGAAACGAAGCTGCATGTGAAGATCCAACTGTGAACGAATTAGTGGCAACCGCATGTAAAATATTAGGTAAACCTGCAGGAATCTTTTTGATTTCAGGAACGATGTCCAATGTAATTGCTTATAAAGTACACATTCAAAGACCTGGTGATTACTTGCTGCTTGATGAAACTTCACATCCGCTCATAGTACAATCTGGCTTGATCGCAGCCCAGGCACATGCCACTCCTTTGCCCATCAAAGGTACGAGAGGAATATTTACTGGAGAACAAATTGTTGAGTTTATTACTCGTCCTAGTTTAAGAAATATTCCGAGAGTTGGGCTTGTTTCTATCGAACAAACGACAAATTTTGGTGGTGGAGCTGTGTGGCCTTTAGAATATATTCAAGAGATCTCAAGTCTCTGCAAAGAGAATGACGTATTCACTCATTTAGATGGAGCAAGACTGTTCAACGCTTGTGCTCATACTAAAATATCTCCAAAGGAGTATGCAAGTTATTTTGATTCGGTATTCATTGATTTTAGTAAAGGATTAGGTGCTCCAATGGGCGCAATATTGCTTGGAAGTGAAGATTTTATTGAAAAAGCTTGGTACTATAAGTTTCAAATTGGCGGAGGTATGCACCAAGCTGGCATTATTTCAGCTGCATGTTTATATGCTCTACGTAATAATGTAAATTCTTTAGAAGAAGATCATAAAAAAATGCAGCACCTTATAGAAGGCCTAGACTCCATAGATCAAGTTATAATTGATATCGACCTGTATAAAACTAATATAGCGTATTTTTCATTACGTACTAATTGTATATCTACTCAAGAATTAATAAACGTACTAATGACAAATTATGGAATTAGAATGGCTAACATCAAAGGTAAAATCAGAGCTATAACACATAGAGATATAAGCTATGAAGATATTAATACTACTGTATCTGCTATAAGAAAGATACTAAGTAATTTTCTGCACTAA
- a CDS encoding threonine aldolase family protein, whose product MEKIIDLRSDTTTLQSSNVIHAISNATVGDFAYGEDKSCNDLSEYCKQLFKVEEALFATSGMLANRLAIASQTSPGDELITHYNYHVNFFDSAGNAKVNNIVFNCIRNNSGILDVDEVEYAINSKPRYKIFAQVSLVSIENSINGFNGKIYPFEKQVELYHFLKAHNVNLHLDGARIFNAHVETNIALADYAKYVDTMSFSFTKGLGAPFGSMLMGKREIIERAKKLQVWLGSGYHQIGYCANAAKYVLQNNISRLKEDNKLAKLFADKIKEIPHIKLVLPYPETNIVSFSIKALNVTNEVFLSKCQAYGLLLFPWLESHIRAVTHLGTKETDIMKAAEIIKEVVLNLI is encoded by the coding sequence ATGGAAAAAATTATTGATCTGAGAAGTGACACTACAACTCTGCAGAGCTCCAACGTTATACATGCAATAAGTAATGCAACTGTTGGAGATTTTGCTTATGGTGAAGACAAAAGCTGTAATGACTTATCAGAATATTGCAAACAATTATTCAAAGTAGAAGAAGCATTATTTGCAACCAGCGGTATGCTTGCAAATAGATTAGCCATTGCCAGTCAAACAAGTCCTGGTGATGAACTAATAACTCATTATAATTATCACGTTAATTTTTTCGATAGCGCAGGCAATGCAAAAGTAAATAATATCGTATTTAATTGTATTAGAAATAATAGCGGAATCTTAGATGTTGATGAAGTAGAATATGCTATTAATTCTAAGCCGAGGTATAAAATTTTTGCTCAGGTGAGTCTTGTTTCTATAGAAAATAGTATAAATGGGTTTAATGGTAAAATTTATCCTTTTGAAAAACAAGTCGAGTTATATCACTTTTTAAAAGCTCACAATGTAAATCTTCATTTAGACGGTGCAAGAATATTTAATGCTCATGTCGAAACAAATATTGCTTTAGCAGATTATGCTAAATATGTGGATACAATGAGCTTTTCTTTTACCAAAGGACTTGGAGCTCCTTTTGGTTCAATGCTTATGGGTAAAAGAGAGATAATTGAAAGGGCTAAAAAGCTACAGGTTTGGCTAGGTAGTGGTTATCATCAGATAGGGTATTGTGCTAATGCAGCAAAGTATGTACTACAGAACAATATCTCTAGGCTTAAAGAAGACAATAAACTCGCCAAACTGTTTGCAGACAAGATTAAGGAAATTCCACACATAAAACTGGTACTACCTTATCCAGAAACTAATATAGTAAGCTTTAGTATAAAAGCACTAAATGTAACTAATGAGGTTTTCTTGAGTAAGTGCCAAGCTTATGGTTTATTGCTTTTTCCTTGGCTCGAGTCTCATATAAGAGCAGTTACCCATCTTGGCACAAAGGAAACAGACATCATGAAAGCTGCTGAAATTATAAAGGAGGTTGTGTTAAATTTAATATGA
- a CDS encoding ABC transporter ATP-binding protein: MNRSRVDSFKCVLMFILNIVSKFKLNVLIMSLVALVVAVDLSFRKYLVKNILDTAVKYQEGNVIENLLLPVSAYLGMALLITTAFRFYGYFVDIRMFTLMRQKIADISFCRLLQQDHSYYQNNLSGSLVHKVSSLMDSVIELIRLLIDCFFGYSIALVLAIYTLSLVNIKFAIATFTWVSIFILVSIFSFRVLTELADNYSKQNSQVIASIADSILNVISVRLFSQQAHERHKFFQICKKRTIAERKLQWAYFCLWFIYGYSFDILQAVNLYFLIYDYQLNKIAIGDIALVLGINISIIEFLNHLTRNLTQFSTHFGKVSDALPILTTVPEIQDKKNAKELNLLSGKITFNNVSFSYEGQESLFQDFSVTINPCEKVGLVGCSGGGKSTFINLILRLFDVKKGNIQIDNQIVSEVTQSSLRQQISVIPQDPLLFHDTILANIIYGRLQSTIEEIMRAAKLAGIHDFIMTLPDQYGTTVGEKGIKLSGGERQRIIIARAFLKNAPILFLDEPTSQLDSITEKTIQMSLFKLMKNKTTITIAHRISTLLHMDRILVFNKGKIVQDGKHAELVSKQGLYKELWNAQIGCLNGKK, from the coding sequence ATGAACAGAAGTAGAGTTGATAGCTTCAAATGTGTATTGATGTTCATCTTGAATATAGTATCTAAATTCAAACTTAATGTACTTATAATGTCTTTAGTTGCCCTGGTGGTAGCTGTTGATTTGTCTTTTAGAAAGTATTTAGTAAAAAATATTCTAGATACAGCTGTAAAATATCAGGAAGGTAATGTAATTGAGAATCTTTTATTACCTGTAAGCGCTTATCTTGGTATGGCATTACTTATCACTACTGCTTTTAGATTCTATGGCTATTTTGTTGACATTCGAATGTTTACCTTAATGCGTCAAAAGATAGCTGATATATCTTTTTGTAGACTACTCCAACAAGACCATTCCTATTATCAGAACAATTTATCTGGAAGCTTAGTACATAAGGTCAGTAGCTTAATGGATAGTGTGATAGAGTTAATAAGATTGCTTATAGATTGTTTTTTCGGTTACAGCATAGCATTAGTCTTAGCTATTTATACCTTATCATTAGTAAACATAAAATTTGCAATCGCTACATTCACTTGGGTAAGCATTTTTATTTTAGTATCGATTTTCAGCTTTCGTGTACTTACTGAACTAGCTGATAATTACTCTAAACAAAATTCACAAGTAATAGCTAGTATAGCAGATAGTATTTTAAATGTTATATCAGTAAGGCTATTTTCTCAGCAAGCACATGAGAGACACAAATTTTTTCAAATATGCAAGAAAAGAACTATTGCAGAGAGAAAATTACAATGGGCATACTTTTGTCTTTGGTTTATATATGGCTATTCATTTGATATACTCCAAGCAGTAAACTTGTACTTTTTAATTTATGACTATCAATTGAACAAGATCGCAATAGGAGATATAGCTCTTGTACTTGGAATTAATATATCGATTATAGAGTTTCTTAACCATCTAACTAGGAATCTTACGCAATTTTCTACTCATTTCGGCAAAGTTTCAGATGCATTGCCAATCTTAACTACCGTACCAGAAATTCAAGATAAGAAAAATGCTAAAGAATTAAATTTATTAAGTGGAAAAATAACGTTTAATAATGTTTCTTTTTCTTATGAAGGTCAGGAGTCATTATTTCAAGATTTCTCAGTTACCATTAATCCTTGCGAAAAAGTAGGTCTAGTTGGTTGTTCTGGAGGTGGTAAATCTACTTTTATAAACTTAATCCTAAGGCTATTTGATGTTAAAAAAGGTAATATACAGATTGATAATCAAATAGTATCAGAAGTTACACAGAGTTCTTTGAGGCAACAAATATCTGTAATACCTCAAGACCCATTGTTATTTCATGATACTATTTTAGCAAACATCATATATGGTAGACTTCAATCTACTATCGAAGAAATAATGAGAGCTGCAAAGCTGGCTGGTATTCACGATTTCATTATGACTCTACCAGATCAATATGGAACTACAGTCGGAGAAAAAGGCATCAAGCTATCTGGAGGAGAAAGACAAAGAATAATAATAGCCAGGGCATTTTTAAAAAACGCTCCAATATTATTTCTCGATGAACCAACTAGTCAGTTAGATTCTATAACAGAAAAAACAATTCAAATGAGTTTATTCAAATTGATGAAAAATAAAACTACGATTACTATAGCACACCGTATTTCTACACTTTTACACATGGACCGAATTCTAGTATTTAACAAAGGAAAAATTGTCCAAGATGGTAAACACGCTGAATTAGTTTCTAAGCAAGGTCTTTACAAGGAACTTTGGAATGCTCAAATTGGTTGTTTGAATGGCAAAAAATAA
- a CDS encoding phytanoyl-CoA dioxygenase family protein, with protein sequence MEILQKNGFFIIKNLVPLKLITQSLSDITNKISELSQELSVSTSDYLNCTGRWGTSSQVTRIISQALDEIIKNYLEKSLQCQILQKKSNVICKTADLIDAVPFHQDISYSFNDPYHFSVWLALNNVSETSGALQIIENSHKWEIQPLVDFWYPYFFDQYSNNRENYKIKSLPISAGDGIVFDSRLWHGSDKNTDAKDRFAYVTRWIVKDQDLPYVPKPQPSVFGILNCGELTESVLRECLSLFGYQESVKAKNMEELIKSWLAFITDTTTNISEIDTTEAKRDLYKLLILNRASALHDAGDISGKIYKNLWFSLLVFLNKKVNVVELAL encoded by the coding sequence ATGGAAATACTACAAAAAAATGGTTTTTTTATTATCAAAAATCTGGTTCCTTTAAAGCTAATAACTCAGTCTTTAAGTGATATAACAAATAAGATATCAGAGCTATCCCAAGAACTAAGTGTTTCAACTTCTGACTACTTAAACTGTACCGGCAGATGGGGCACGTCATCTCAAGTAACTAGAATTATCTCTCAAGCATTAGATGAAATTATTAAAAATTACCTTGAAAAGTCACTTCAGTGTCAGATACTGCAGAAAAAATCAAATGTTATATGTAAAACTGCTGATTTAATAGATGCAGTTCCCTTCCACCAAGACATCTCCTATAGTTTCAATGATCCTTACCACTTTTCTGTTTGGTTAGCTTTGAATAATGTAAGTGAAACTTCAGGTGCACTGCAAATTATAGAAAACAGTCATAAATGGGAAATACAGCCTTTAGTTGATTTTTGGTACCCATATTTTTTTGATCAGTACTCAAACAATCGGGAAAATTACAAAATTAAGTCACTACCTATTTCAGCAGGAGATGGGATAGTTTTTGATTCACGGTTATGGCATGGTAGTGATAAGAATACAGATGCTAAAGATAGATTTGCTTATGTAACAAGGTGGATTGTAAAAGATCAAGATCTTCCCTATGTGCCAAAACCTCAGCCTTCAGTTTTTGGTATACTCAATTGTGGTGAGTTAACAGAATCTGTACTGAGAGAATGCTTGTCATTGTTTGGCTACCAGGAAAGTGTAAAAGCAAAAAACATGGAAGAACTTATCAAGAGCTGGTTAGCCTTTATTACAGACACAACTACAAATATTTCTGAGATCGACACTACTGAGGCTAAGCGAGATTTATATAAGCTACTTATTCTGAATCGAGCATCAGCACTACATGATGCTGGAGACATCTCAGGAAAAATATACAAAAATTTATGGTTTTCACTACTTGTATTTCTCAATAAAAAAGTCAACGTAGTGGAGCTAGCATTATAA
- a CDS encoding WG repeat-containing protein: MQNMQHEKTFDQLIKDNFKSIKISPCESFHELLGNPLYENRFIKVGKFHEPGLAPVYDQTGAYHINVRGEAVYHNRFLKTFGFYFNRAAVEDDTGCYHIDPSGCRVYKQSYQWIGNYQEDACVVRRHDKCFHINLNGNRIYQEEYDYVGDFKDGIAVVYKDSKATHINHHGKLVHNKWYKKLNVFHKGYSIAEDQHGWFHIDINGDPVYQQRFKMVEAFYNGMAKVETFEGVLGQIDITGNVKFSIFDLGKESQVHRISAELSAFWKTYLTSVAIELDLLNILPATTPVLSKKLNIIVPNLERLLRALWEIGFIDYDKDKDLWQLSSKGKCFKGIPFLPKAATMWARVAAEKNWLNIADILKQKSISSFESFKEREASENKKIAFYQALLGYSRFDTKEFNSRINIDDAKNILLFGVHSLFLAYSDIHNKGSIGLYNEHKVPRQLVENLKVKLITQEELSVTNYELGVFCRFLQHYDDDKVLSYLKLVKGISRILLIETILDYRSPTGGSVDINVMVETGGKLRTLSDWEKILKQVKGFKIFAVVPLTDYLSVIDVRY; this comes from the coding sequence ATGCAAAACATGCAACATGAGAAAACCTTTGATCAATTAATCAAAGATAATTTTAAATCTATTAAAATTTCACCGTGTGAGAGCTTTCACGAGTTGCTAGGAAATCCTTTATATGAAAATAGGTTTATAAAGGTTGGTAAATTTCATGAGCCCGGTCTTGCACCGGTTTATGATCAGACAGGTGCTTATCATATCAATGTAAGAGGAGAAGCAGTTTATCATAATAGATTTCTGAAAACTTTTGGATTCTACTTTAATAGAGCAGCCGTAGAAGATGATACAGGGTGTTACCATATTGATCCATCTGGATGTAGAGTATACAAACAGTCTTATCAATGGATTGGAAATTATCAGGAAGATGCTTGTGTAGTTAGAAGACATGATAAATGTTTTCATATTAATTTAAATGGCAACAGAATTTATCAGGAGGAATATGATTATGTTGGAGATTTTAAGGATGGTATCGCTGTAGTCTATAAGGATAGTAAAGCTACACATATTAATCATCATGGAAAGTTAGTACATAATAAATGGTATAAAAAACTTAATGTTTTTCATAAAGGGTATTCTATTGCAGAAGATCAACATGGTTGGTTTCATATAGATATTAATGGTGATCCTGTTTACCAGCAGAGATTTAAAATGGTAGAAGCATTTTATAATGGGATGGCAAAAGTTGAAACTTTTGAAGGTGTGTTAGGACAAATCGATATTACCGGAAATGTAAAGTTTAGTATTTTTGATTTAGGTAAAGAATCTCAAGTGCATAGGATTTCTGCAGAACTTTCAGCCTTTTGGAAAACTTACCTAACAAGCGTTGCTATTGAACTTGATTTGTTAAATATTTTACCTGCAACTACGCCAGTTTTATCTAAAAAGTTAAACATTATCGTACCAAATCTAGAAAGGCTGTTAAGGGCGTTGTGGGAAATAGGGTTTATTGATTACGATAAGGACAAGGACTTATGGCAACTATCATCAAAAGGTAAGTGTTTTAAGGGAATACCATTTTTGCCAAAAGCAGCAACGATGTGGGCAAGAGTTGCCGCTGAAAAGAATTGGTTAAATATTGCCGATATACTAAAACAGAAGTCAATCTCTTCATTTGAATCTTTTAAGGAAAGAGAAGCATCAGAAAATAAGAAAATAGCGTTTTACCAAGCATTGCTAGGATATTCTAGGTTTGATACTAAAGAGTTTAATTCTAGAATTAATATAGATGATGCTAAGAATATATTGCTATTTGGTGTACACTCTTTATTTCTTGCTTATTCTGATATACACAATAAAGGTTCTATAGGCCTATATAACGAACATAAAGTACCAAGACAGTTAGTAGAAAATTTAAAAGTCAAACTTATAACTCAGGAAGAACTATCAGTTACAAATTATGAATTAGGTGTCTTTTGCCGCTTTCTACAGCACTATGATGATGATAAAGTATTGTCTTATTTAAAATTGGTCAAAGGAATATCTCGTATTTTATTGATAGAAACTATTTTAGATTACCGCTCTCCAACTGGAGGCTCTGTAGATATTAATGTAATGGTTGAAACAGGAGGTAAACTAAGAACATTAAGCGATTGGGAAAAAATATTAAAACAAGTAAAAGGATTCAAAATTTTTGCTGTTGTGCCTTTAACAGATTACTTATCAGTCATTGATGTCAGGTATTAA
- a CDS encoding glycosyltransferase: MKILKVIHGYPPYYSAGSEVYSQTLAHELANNNEVQVFTRYENSFLPDFYYTTVLDSSDSRILLHLINIPTAKYRYKFINEEVDIQFKRVIDNFQPDLIHFGHLNHLSITLPEIAFKDNIPTIFTLHDFWLMCPRGRFIQRNSEDLLRLCDGQKDQKCATQCYKGYFTGDKEFLNLDINYWEQWVATRMKHTRKIIDYIDYFISPSKFLMDKFTQDFYVPINKISYLDYGFDLNRLKNRNRAQEKEFIFGYIGTHTPEKGVNLLLKAFSHLSSKAKLRIWGAAREETKALKAIADQFSPVVKERIEWMGSYDNKNIVTDVFNKVDAIVIPSIWGENSPLVIHEAQQLRIPVITADYGGMAEYVRDGLLFKHRDASSLSEKMQVLSTNQELYNKLTQKGYPYTENGNIPSISEHTEKLNKIYRNAIEKKGKSVAVKPGPWRITFDTNPDYCNFACIMCECFSPYSKVKEEKKAKGIKPKILSIETIRKVIKEAAGTPLREIIPSTMGEPLMYKSFDEIINLCHEFGLKLNLTTNGSFPIKGARKWAELLVPILSDVKISWNGATKETHERIMKGSKWEVVTENLKTFLEVRDKYFSDTGERCTVTLQLTFLESNLHELYDIVKMAIKNGIDRVKGHHLWAHFEEIKDLSMRRDELAISRWNTEVRRLYELRDNILLPNGKKIKLENFTILSQEGIKDLAPGGQCPFLGKEAWINNEGKFSPCCAPDELRKTLGNFGNVNEVKLEEIWQSSEYLSLQKNYLNYKLCKTCNMRKPLIN, from the coding sequence ATGAAAATATTAAAAGTTATTCATGGTTACCCTCCTTATTATAGTGCTGGTTCAGAGGTTTATAGCCAAACTCTTGCTCATGAACTAGCAAATAACAATGAGGTACAAGTATTTACTAGGTATGAAAATAGCTTTTTACCTGATTTTTATTACACTACAGTCCTAGATAGTAGTGACTCTCGAATCTTACTGCATTTAATTAATATACCCACAGCTAAATATCGTTACAAATTTATCAATGAAGAAGTAGATATACAATTTAAAAGAGTAATAGATAACTTTCAGCCAGATCTTATACATTTTGGTCATCTTAATCATCTATCAATTACTTTACCAGAAATTGCTTTTAAAGACAATATACCTACAATTTTTACGCTACATGACTTTTGGTTAATGTGTCCAAGAGGAAGGTTTATTCAACGCAATTCTGAAGATTTGTTACGGCTTTGTGATGGACAAAAGGATCAAAAATGTGCAACCCAATGTTACAAAGGATATTTTACAGGAGATAAAGAATTCCTGAATTTAGACATAAATTATTGGGAACAATGGGTTGCAACTAGAATGAAGCACACAAGGAAAATAATAGACTATATAGATTACTTTATTTCCCCATCGAAATTCTTGATGGATAAATTTACTCAGGATTTTTATGTTCCGATAAACAAAATTTCTTATCTTGATTATGGTTTTGATCTCAATCGTCTTAAGAATAGAAATAGAGCACAAGAAAAAGAGTTTATTTTCGGTTATATTGGTACTCATACTCCCGAAAAAGGTGTTAATCTATTATTGAAAGCTTTTTCTCACTTATCATCTAAAGCAAAACTTAGAATTTGGGGAGCAGCAAGAGAAGAAACTAAAGCTTTAAAAGCGATTGCCGATCAGTTTTCACCTGTTGTTAAAGAAAGAATAGAATGGATGGGAAGTTATGATAATAAGAATATAGTTACTGACGTATTTAATAAAGTCGATGCAATAGTCATTCCTTCAATTTGGGGTGAAAATTCACCGTTAGTAATACATGAAGCACAGCAACTTAGAATACCAGTTATAACAGCCGATTATGGTGGCATGGCAGAATATGTAAGAGATGGACTATTATTTAAGCACAGAGATGCAAGTAGTTTGTCAGAAAAAATGCAAGTCCTATCTACAAATCAGGAGTTATACAATAAACTTACCCAAAAAGGCTATCCTTATACTGAAAATGGAAATATACCTTCTATAAGTGAGCATACTGAAAAACTTAACAAGATTTACCGTAATGCTATTGAAAAGAAAGGCAAATCAGTAGCTGTTAAACCCGGTCCTTGGAGAATTACTTTTGATACTAATCCAGATTACTGCAATTTTGCTTGTATAATGTGCGAATGTTTTTCACCATACAGCAAAGTTAAAGAAGAAAAGAAAGCTAAAGGAATAAAACCTAAGATACTGTCGATAGAAACTATCAGAAAAGTAATTAAGGAAGCAGCTGGCACACCTTTAAGGGAAATCATTCCTTCTACTATGGGTGAGCCTTTAATGTATAAAAGCTTTGATGAAATAATCAATTTGTGCCATGAGTTCGGCCTTAAGCTTAACCTCACAACCAATGGTTCTTTTCCTATTAAAGGAGCTAGAAAATGGGCTGAACTATTGGTACCAATTTTATCTGATGTTAAGATTTCCTGGAATGGGGCAACTAAAGAAACTCATGAAAGAATCATGAAAGGTTCAAAATGGGAAGTAGTGACAGAAAATTTAAAAACTTTCCTTGAAGTTAGAGATAAATACTTTAGCGATACAGGTGAAAGGTGTACCGTTACTTTACAATTAACATTTTTGGAAAGTAATTTACATGAACTCTATGACATAGTTAAGATGGCCATAAAAAACGGCATAGATAGAGTTAAAGGACATCATCTTTGGGCACATTTTGAGGAAATTAAGGATCTATCTATGAGAAGAGATGAGTTAGCAATTAGTAGATGGAACACGGAGGTGAGAAGGTTATACGAACTTAGAGATAATATTCTATTGCCAAATGGTAAAAAGATAAAATTGGAAAATTTCACAATCCTTTCTCAAGAAGGTATTAAGGATTTGGCTCCAGGTGGTCAATGCCCATTTTTAGGTAAAGAAGCATGGATAAACAATGAAGGAAAGTTTAGTCCTTGCTGTGCTCCAGATGAACTCCGTAAGACATTAGGAAATTTTGGTAATGTTAATGAGGTTAAACTCGAGGAAATATGGCAGAGTAGTGAGTACCTAAGCTTACAAAAGAATTATTTAAATTACAAATTATGCAAAACATGCAACATGAGAAAACCTTTGATCAATTAA
- a CDS encoding NAD-dependent epimerase/dehydratase family protein, giving the protein MGILITGAAGLIGSTLVKKLENQGHEVISCDIRFHNNPLSFFSEDIVPLLAQCTGIIHLAAISRVIHGELYPTLCQKINVDGTMRFLGLCKSLPNKPWFIYASSREVYGEQKELPVTESASIDPINNYAKGKAFIEEQITSSKDFNVAILRFSNVYGGLLDHNSRVIPALCINALRGDPIKIEGKECVFDFTYLDDVIEGICLTVKYLQSEKSSLPAIHLTTNSPCTLENLAKTILKVTKSDSRIDFYPPRNFDVTKFHGDFTRAKELLGWSPKHSLEVGLSKFIKSLQNNTQEYPNNIDMVIYENIKSYSWLPSLL; this is encoded by the coding sequence ATGGGGATATTAATAACAGGTGCTGCAGGTTTGATAGGGTCAACCTTGGTGAAAAAGTTAGAAAACCAGGGCCATGAAGTAATAAGCTGTGATATTAGGTTTCACAACAATCCACTCAGTTTTTTTTCAGAAGATATAGTACCACTACTTGCTCAGTGTACAGGAATCATTCATCTGGCTGCAATTTCTAGAGTTATACATGGTGAACTTTATCCTACACTGTGTCAAAAAATTAATGTTGATGGTACAATGCGGTTTTTAGGGTTATGTAAGTCACTTCCAAATAAACCATGGTTTATATATGCAAGTAGTAGGGAAGTCTATGGAGAGCAGAAGGAACTGCCAGTTACAGAATCTGCTAGTATCGATCCAATAAATAATTATGCAAAAGGTAAAGCATTTATTGAGGAACAAATAACAAGTTCAAAAGATTTTAATGTAGCAATATTACGCTTTTCAAATGTATACGGTGGTTTACTAGATCATAACAGTAGAGTAATTCCTGCACTCTGTATTAATGCATTAAGAGGTGATCCAATTAAAATAGAAGGTAAAGAATGTGTTTTTGATTTTACCTATTTGGATGATGTTATAGAGGGTATATGCTTAACTGTTAAATATTTACAAAGCGAAAAATCTTCTCTTCCTGCTATTCATCTTACTACTAATAGCCCATGTACTTTAGAAAACTTAGCAAAAACAATATTAAAAGTCACGAAAAGTGATTCTAGAATTGATTTTTATCCTCCAAGAAATTTTGATGTAACTAAGTTTCATGGTGATTTTACTAGAGCTAAAGAGCTACTTGGTTGGTCTCCAAAACATTCATTAGAAGTAGGATTAAGTAAATTTATAAAAAGTCTACAAAACAATACACAAGAATATCCTAACAATATAGATATGGTAATATATGAAAATATTAAAAGTTATTCATGGTTACCCTCCTTATTATAG
- a CDS encoding NTP transferase domain-containing protein — MSKILIILAAGKSSRMNSEYSKALHQVGNLTLLEHVISNAKLLSLKSLSIVVNNSLLKDLEKFDTLKSIIDQYNIKLIIQENITGTGTAVKIALENLEELSDQDIVLIQYGDTPFISSDTVMKMTDCLKYNNLVLLGFNSQDEQYGRLVIDNYGNVQKILKNGDKMLLANSGIIASYAKDLFTLVKEIKFNNSTNEYCLNDIVPIAANNNLSVGYVVSDEREAMGVNNKEDLIKAEHYFQERRQPTFLS; from the coding sequence ATGAGTAAAATTTTGATAATATTAGCAGCAGGAAAGAGCAGTAGAATGAATTCTGAATATTCAAAAGCGTTGCACCAAGTGGGAAATCTTACTCTTTTAGAACATGTAATTTCTAATGCAAAATTGCTGAGTCTAAAAAGCTTATCAATTGTTGTTAACAACTCCCTTCTAAAAGATTTAGAAAAGTTTGATACCCTAAAAAGTATAATCGATCAATACAATATAAAACTAATAATTCAAGAAAATATTACAGGTACTGGCACTGCAGTTAAAATTGCTCTAGAAAATCTGGAGGAGTTATCTGATCAAGACATAGTTTTAATACAGTATGGAGACACTCCCTTTATATCTAGTGATACAGTTATGAAAATGACTGATTGTTTAAAGTATAATAATTTAGTTCTTCTTGGATTCAATAGTCAAGATGAACAATATGGAAGATTAGTAATTGATAATTACGGCAATGTTCAAAAAATCCTAAAAAATGGAGATAAAATGCTTCTTGCAAACTCTGGAATAATAGCTTCATATGCTAAAGATCTCTTTACCTTAGTAAAAGAAATAAAATTTAATAATTCGACCAATGAATATTGTCTTAATGATATAGTGCCCATTGCAGCAAACAATAACTTGAGTGTAGGTTATGTAGTTTCTGATGAAAGAGAAGCAATGGGAGTAAATAATAAGGAGGATTTGATTAAAGCCGAACACTATTTTCAAGAAAGAAGGCAGCCAACTTTTCTTTCATAA